A region from the Aegilops tauschii subsp. strangulata cultivar AL8/78 chromosome 5, Aet v6.0, whole genome shotgun sequence genome encodes:
- the LOC109763228 gene encoding uncharacterized protein, whose translation MSRTGSRLASAVVRHPDRSRVSASPSPRRRSLSPSPSPRRQRRRDRSPIPSRDRRGERSPVPSRDRRRDRSPSPYRDRRRDRSPSPFRDRRRDRSPSPFRDRRRQWSPYHNERGRDMDRVRDVEPPARRGGGGGGEWSASDDDDEDLKGLTYFEYRRVKRQKLRKSLKKCIWKVTPSPPRRDDEADEYQYSEEEEEEKKESPKKESSEKSDEENKDSSESETDESGSLSDSSESDYSSKKKKGRKGRRSSSKRSRRAHRRHRKSDAESESDSKVDEDSEGSYDSEDSRDKKRSKRSRRHKKSKRRGRSSRRKKSKSLDVPSDVSSEEVEVLVSSPISTDSKKMGKSSRKKNSSQSDSEDSIPSDAIIDEKEIEETDEPEIDPEAIKFKEMLEAQKKAALENEMPVGPMPLPRADGHISYGGALRPGEGDAIAQYVQQGKRIPRRGEVGLSADEIQKFEDLGYVMSGSRHQRMNAIRIRKENQVYSAEDKRALAMFNYEEKSKREHKVMADLQRLVSRTIGQETGPSHDPFATTDD comes from the coding sequence ATGTCTCGCACGGGGAGCCGCCTCGCGTCCGCCGTGGTGCGCCACCCCGACCGCTCCCGCGTCTCCGCCtcgccctcccctcgccgccgctCCCTGTCCCCGTCGCCCTCCCCgcgccgccagcgccgccgcgaCCGCTCCCCCATCCCCTCCCGCGACCGCCGCGGCGAGAGGTCCCCCGTCCCCTCTCGCGACCGCCGCCGCGACCGATCCCCTAGCCCCTACCGCGACCGGCGCCGCGACCGGTCCCCAAGCCCCTTCCGCGACCGCCGCCGCGACCGGTCCCCAAGCCCCTTCCGCGACCGCCGCCGCCAGTGGTCGCCCTACCATAATGAGCGCGGCCGGGACATGGACCGGGTTCGGGACGTGGAGCCCCCGGCGCGCCGtggcggcggtggaggaggcgaATGGTCCGcctccgacgacgacgacgaggatcTCAAGGGCCTCACCTACTTCGAGTACCGCCGCGTCAAGCGCCAGAAGCTCCGCAAAAGCCTGAAGAAGTGCATCTGGAAAGTCACGCCCAGCCCTCCTCGCCGTGACGACGAGGCCGACGAGTACCAGTatagcgaggaggaggaggaggagaagaaggaatcGCCGAAGAAGGAATCATCTGAGAAGAGCGATGAGGAGAACAAGGATTCGTCGGAATCTGAGACCGATGAGTCTGGTAGCTTATCTGATTCCAGTGAATCAGATTATTCTAGTAAGAAAAAGAAAGGGCGTAAGGGCAGACGTTCTAGCAGCAAGCGTAGCCGGCGTGCCCATCGTCGCCACAGGAAGTCTGATGCGGAGAGTGAGAGTGATAGCAAGGTCGATGAGGATTCAGAGGGTTCCTATGACTCTGAAGATTCTAGGGATAAGAAGAGGAGCAAGAGATCACGGAGGCACAAGAAGTCTAAGAGGAGGGGAAGGAGCTCTAGGAGGAAGAAGAGTAAGAGTCTGGATGTACCATCTGATGTTAGCTCTGAGGAGGTGGAGGTGTTAGTCTCTAGCCCTATCTCAACGGACAGCAAGAAAATGGGCAAGagctcaaggaagaagaataGCAGTCAGTCTGATTCTGAAGATTCGATCCCTTCTGATGCCATCATTGATGAAAAGGAAATTGAAGAGACAGATGAGCCTGAGATTGACCCAGAGGCAATTAAGTTCAAGGAAATGCTTGAGGCCCAGAAGAAGGCTGCACTGGAGAATGAGATGCCGGTTGGACCGATGCCACTCCCGCGTGCAGATGGTCATATTAGCTATGGTGGCGCACTGAGACCTGGTGAGGGTGATGCCATTGCACAGTATGTACAGCAGGGGAAGCGTATCCCACGGCGTGGTGAGGTTGGTCTGTCTGCAGATGAGATTCAGAAGTTTGAAGATTTGGGGTATGTGATGAGTGGAAGTAGGCACCAGAGGATGAATGCTATCCGTATAAGGAAGGAAAACCAGGTTTATAGTGCAGAGGATAAGAGAGCACTGGCCATGTTTAACTACGAGGAGAAGTCAAAGAGAGAGCACAAGGTTATGGCTGATTTGCAGCGCTTGGTTTCAAGAACCATTGGCCAAGAGACAGGACCTTCGCATGATCCATTTGCTACTACAGATGACTGA